One genomic window of Etheostoma spectabile isolate EspeVRDwgs_2016 chromosome 7, UIUC_Espe_1.0, whole genome shotgun sequence includes the following:
- the krt8 gene encoding keratin, type II cytoskeletal 8, translated as MSSYKTTSYAVRSSSAPRNFSSRSYGGAGSGGASRTSYSVKSSYGGGNRGFGGITSSSSFGLGSSMGGASMSMGGSGMGMGGGMGFGGGMGAHTPITAVTVNRSLLAPLNLEIDPNISAVRNHEKEQIKTLNNRFASFIDKVRFLEQQNKMLETKWNLLQGQTTTRSNIDAMFEAYIGNLRRQLDSLGNDKMKLEADLHNMQGLVEDFKNKYEDEINRRTECENDFVLIKKDVDEAYMNKVELEAKLESLTDEINFLRSIYEEELHELQSQIKDTSVVVEMDNSRNLDMDSIVAEVKAQYEDIANRSRAEAESWYKSKYEEMQTSASRYGEDLRSTKTEIADLNRMIQRLTSEIDAVKGQRANLEAQIAEAEERGEMAVKDAKSRIRDLEDALQRAKQDMARQIREYQDLMNVKLALDIEIATYRKLLEGEEDRLVNGIKSINISQQSTSYGGYPMDNVKSSYSSGYSSGFGSGYGGGYGGGYSSMGSSSMGGGNMGFSSGSGSAGGYTTTQSKKNVVIKMIETKDGRVVSESSEVIAD; from the exons ATGAGCAGTTATAAGACCACCTCTTACGCCGTGAGGAGTTCCAGTGCTCCACGGAACTTCAGCAGCAGATCCTATGGTGGAGCAGGCAGTGGTGGTGCCTCCCGCACTAGCTACAGTGTGAAGAGTTCCTATGGAGGAGGCAACAGGGGCTTTGGAGGCATCACCAGCTCTTCTTCTTTCGGCCTGGGCTCAAGCATGGGTGGTGCGAGCATGAGCATGGGTGGTTCAGGCATGGGCATGGGTGGTGGTATGGGCTTCGGAGGTGGCATGGGTGCTCATACCCCCATCACAGCCGTAACTGTGAACAGGAGCCTTCTGGCCCCCCTGAACCTAGAGATTGACCCAAACATCTCAGCTGTCCGCAACCATGAGAAGGAGCAGATCAAGACCCTCAACAACCGCTTTGCTTCCTTCATTGACAAG GTTCGCTTCCTTGAGCAGCAGAACAAAATGCTGGAGACCAAGTGGAACCTGCTGCAGGGGCAAACCACCACCCGTTCTAACATCGACGCCATGTTCGAGGCCTACATCGGAAACCTGCGCAGACAACTCGACAGCCTGGGCAATGACAAGATGAAGCTGGAGGCCGACCTGCACAACATGCAGGGCCTGGTGGAGGACTTCAAGAACAA GTATGAAGATGAGATCAACAGGCGCACAGAGTGTGAGAATGACTTTGTTCTCATCAAGAAG gATGTCGATGAGGCCTACATGAACAAGGTTGAGCTGGAGGCCAAGCTGGAGAGTCTGACAGATGAGATCAACTTCCTGAGGTCCATCTATGAGGAG GAACTTCATGAGCTCCAGAGCCAGATCAAGGACACTTCAGTTGTTGTGGAGATGGACAACAGCCGCAACCTGGACATGGACTCCATTGTGGCTGAAGTCAAGGCTCAGTATGAGGACATCGCCAACCGCAGCCGTGCCGAGGCAGAGTCATGGTACAAGTCCAAG TATGAAGAGATGCAGACATCCGCCAGCAGATACGGAGAAGACCTCAGGTCTACCAAGACAGAGATTGCAGACCTCAACCGTATGATCCAGAGACTGACATCAGAGATTGATGCTGTCAAGGGACAg CGTGCCAATCTGGAGGCTCAGATCGCTGAGGCTGAAGAGCGCGGTGAGATGGCTGTGAAGGACGCCAAGTCTCGCATTAGGGACCTGGAAGATGCCCTGCAGAGAGCCAAACAGGACATGGCCCGCCAGATCAGAGAATACCAGGACCTGATGAATGTCAAACTGGCTCTGGACATTGAGATCGCCACCTACAGGAAGCtgctggagggagaggaggacaggCTGGTGAATGGCATTAAGTCTATCAACATCTCCCAACAGAGCA CAAGCTACGGTGGTTATCCAATGGACAACGTTAAGAGCAGCTACTCAAGCGGCTACTCCAGCGGGTTTGGCAGCGGATATGGAGGCGGATATGGAGGCGGATACAGCAGCATGGGCAGCAGTAGCATGGGTGGTGGTAACATGGGCTTCAGCAGCGGCAGCGGCAGCGCCGGCGGTTACACCACCACCCAGAGTAAGAAGAACGTTGTTATCAAGATGATTGAGACCAAGGACGGCAGAGTGGTGTCTGAGTCCTCTGAAGTTATTGCAGATTGA